In Afipia sp. P52-10, the sequence CAATCTTCGCGCTGTCGGTGATGACGGCGATCTGCTCGTTCGCCACGCAAGGGCTGGCGTTCGTCTCACTGCCGTTCCTGCTGATCGATACGCTCGGCCGCTCGCAGGTCGAGACCGGCTTCCTGATCACGCCCTGGCCGGTGACGGTGGCGATCATGGCGCCGATCGCGGGTTACCTATCCGATCATTATCGCGTCGGCGTGCTCGGCGGCATCGGCCTCGCTATTCTCGCTGCTGGAATGGCGCTGCTCGCAACGATGCCCGCGAATGCGAGCGTCTTCGACATCGGCTGGCGGATGGCGCTGTGCGGTTGCGGCTTCGGCTTCTTCCAGTCGCCGAACATGAAGGCACTGCTGCTCAGCGCGCCGCCTGCACGCTCCGGTGGTGCCAGCGGCATGGTCGCCACCGCGCGCCTGACCGGGCAGACCATCGGTGCCGCGCTCGCCGCGTTCTGCTTCAGCATCGGCAACGGCAAGGGGCCGGTGCTGGCGCTGACCATCGGCGTGGTGTTCTCCACGGTCGGCAGCCTGAGCAGCTTCATGCGCCTGCGTTTCAGCAAGAGGGGGCCGGGCGCGATTTAGAGAAGTCCTGCAAAAAAGCAAAGGCCCCGGAGCAGGTCCAGGGCCCAAAAGGCTCGCGTGCGGATCAGGTTTTGGTCAGTCAAATCCGGGCGGAGCGAGTCAGCGCTGGAATCAAGCTTTGGCGCGCAGGGCGGCGGCGCGGGAGGGGCGGCGCTCGACCACCACGGCGCGCTGGGAGCCCGAGGGAATCGCGACAACGCGGCCGGTGCGGGCAGCCTTGCGAGCTTCCTTCTGAATCTGGGCCAGCACGGTCTCGACCGGAATCCCGGTCAGCGAGGCGGCGAATTCAGCCTGCTCCTGCGGTACCTCGGTCACACCGGCAGCAGCGAAAATGGCTTCCTCAAGCGTCGGCGGCTCGACTCGCACGCGCCGCGTTCCTTGCTTGGTCTTCCATTCAACACTCATCGCTTGCCTTTCACAGTGGTTCTGCCCGCATTTAGGATCGCTTTGCTGCCGCACAATGAACAAATTGGCGCAACAACGCTGGTATGCGCGCTTATAGCGCGGGGTTGGCTTCCGGTTCGGTACGACTTTGCGTCTTACCATGCACGATTGGGGCCAGATGCCGCATCATGCGCGAGGTTGAGACGAATGGCACCGAACTTTCCCTCAAGCCTCGCTTGAGATTATTTGCAGCCGATCGTTCGATCGCGGATCACTGTATCCACGATCAACATGATCGAAGTACGGCAGACCGCGAGCGGGACGATGAAGAACGGGCTCTACACGATTCACATCGAGATGCTAGACGGTGTTTCCGGACGGAATGGCGGCGTCATGGTTTTGCATGAGGGCACAATCCGCGGTGGCGACAATTACTTTTACTACGTGGGCTCGTACAGCTTCGCCGACGGCAAATGGAAGGGCGAGCTGATCAACAACGAACACACGCCGAGCGGCGGCCAGCGTCCGCTGTTCGGCGGCCGCGAGGTCGGCATCGGCTTTTCCGGTACCTACGATGATGACGGCGCCGAGGTGCTTGCGACCGCTCTTGCCGGCAAGCGCAGCATTCGCTTTCGCGCGGTGCTGAAGAAGCTGGTCGAGAGCTGACGCGCGCCGCTCCGTCCGAGTCAAGGCTGGCAGGAACTTTCCTCCGCATGGGACGTTGCCGGTCGTGCTGGAGGCAGCATGCAGACATTCGTCGCTCTTACGGAAGGCTTCCGGTTGTGGCCGCACATGGTGGCGCTGGCGATCGCCTATGTGCTGGCGCTGCCGATCGGCTGGAATCGGGAGAAGGCGGAGCGCAGCGCGGGCCTGCGCACCTTTCCGCTGGTGGCGATCGCGACCTGTGGCGTAGTCCAGGCCACCGAGACCATCCTCGACAATCACCCCGAAGGGACCGCGCGGATCATCGAAGGATTGATGACGGGTATGGGCTTCATCGGTGGTGGAGCGATCTTGAAGACGGACAACGCGGTGCATGGCACGGCGACGGCGGCGAGCCTGTGGGCGACCGGTGCGACCGGCGCGGCGGTGGGGCTTGGCGCTTACGATGTCGCGGTAACGATCTCGCTGATGACGTTCCTCACGCTGTGGCTGCTGGTGCCGTTCAAGCGCGAAGGTGGGGGAGGAGGCGGAGGTGCCGGCGAGGGTGGAATGTCTGCGGATTAGAGCAAGCGGCCGACACCGCAAATTGAGCGACCGGTTGTACACGAACAGTGCTTCGACTGATGATCCCGGCGATCACCGCGAGCCCCGAAGGAGTTGAGATGATATCGCGTGCCGCTGCGGTTTCGGCGGTTCTCAGCGCCGCCATCTCTCTGGCGTCGGCACCAGCGCGCGCGGAGATCGACTATCCCTGGTGCGCGATCACCTCGATCGGACAGTCCGGCATGCCAGCCTGCCTGTATGCGACCAAGGCGCAATGCGACGCCTTCATTGCGGGGCAGGCCGGATTCTGCCAACCCAATGCGCGTTACGTTGCTCCGCCGCCGCGCACGGTCACCCGGCGCGACGCCGGTAGCGCCATTTGCCGCGAGACCGGTTTGGCATCAGCCTGTCATTGGCGTCATGACGTCAGTTGTCTTTGTTCGGCCGCGCGCTAGGCTCGTGCCGTCGATCACGATCAATGATGTTCAGTGCATGCCGAGAAGATCTTTCAGTCAGCCTGTGCGCGTTGCCGGGCAATGCCTGTGCGGCGCTGTCCGCTTCGAGATCGATGCGCCAGCACGGTGGGCCTGGCACGACCACACCCGCGCCAGCCGGGTCGCGCATGGTGCGGCGTATGCGACCTATGTGGGAAGCTGGCGCAAGCGCTTTCATCTGATCGCCGGCGAGGGCGAGATCGCGCGCTACGAGGACGAAGCCGCCCGCACCGTGCGCAGCTTCTGCGCGCGCTGCGGCACGCCGCTGTTCTACGAGCAGGCGCGTTCGCCGAACATGATCAACATCCCGCGTGCGTTGTTCGCCAGCCGCACCGGGCGGCAGCCGCTCTACCATATCGGCATCGAACAGCAGCAGGAGTGGACTTATCGCGGCGAACCGCTGGTGCCGCTGAAGGGATATCCCGGCGTCGTATGGGAGCGGCCGCGCAAGAAGAAGCCGCGCGACTTTCCGCTCGACTGACGCGCCGCGCCTGGAGCGTTCAGCTCTTGGAAAGAACCTGTTCGAGCTGATCCAGCCGGCGGATGCGGATGACGCTGCCTTCGATGGCGATGATGCGCTTGGCTTGAAACCGCTTGAGCATCATCGTCACCCATTGGCGCGTCGAGCCGACCATCGCAGCGATCTGATCGTGCGTGACCTTGTGGTTGATGACGATGGTGTCGCCATCCGCCGTTCCGTACAGCTCCGACAGATTCAGGAGATACTGCGCGAGGCGCTCGATCACGGATCGCGTCCCCAGCATCTGCGCCATCGATGAATAGCATTTTCCCTTCGCCACCAGTCCATCGATCAGGGCGAGGGCGAAGTTCGGAACGCGTTCCAGCAGCCGCTGTAGCGCTTCGCCGGGCAGCATGGTGATCCGGCAATCGTCGATGGCGATGCCGGACCACATGTGGATGCCACCGCCGGAGATTTCCGGTCCGCCGATGAAGTGGCCGGGCGTCCAGTAGGCGAGGGTGATCTCGCGGCCTGACGGCGCGGTGTAGTAGACGCGCACGCTGCCTCGCTCGATGATGAAGATGCCGTCGTGACGATCGCCCTGACGGAACACCATCTCGCCTTGCGGCACCGGTACTGGACGGCCTGCCTCGCGAACCTGATCGCGTTCGGCTGCGCTGAGACGATCGAGGAAATGCGCGCCGACGTTCAGGTGTTCGATCGTTTCGCTCATGAACAATGCCGATCGTTCATTCGCTGCATGCGTGGGAAGAGGTGGCAGCGCGCGAATGTTTGCGGTGGTGCGTCTTGCCTGCTCGCGCGTCGCAGGTTCGCTCCAGTCCGGCCGACGTAGGGTCTCGTTGACCCGGACGTAAGGGTCTTGCCGATGGTGAGTGATCGTCTTGAGGGACATGCGTTCAGCTCGCTGCAAGATGAAAATTTTGCTGCTGCTCGTGGCCCGACGTGTTCACCTCGCGACACGTCTCGGAACGAGCTTTGGATTCGAAAAGACACCAGCGATCGTTGGATTCGGTGCACTTCGGATCAGACACTCCCTGTCGGACCGCCGGGAAGTCAATGAAGGGAGTTTCCATTCCACACACTAGAGGTGCTTGCGACGAGAAGTCCACTTCTGCGAACGTATGTGCAGCAACTTAGGAAACGCTCCGCGTCAAATGAAGCGCGATGGCATATTCGATCTGCCGGACGTGGCAGTTCGGCAAGATCATTCGTGCGCGCTTTCGCCGCTTGCCGCGAAGATTCGCAAA encodes:
- a CDS encoding DUF3551 domain-containing protein — protein: MISRAAAVSAVLSAAISLASAPARAEIDYPWCAITSIGQSGMPACLYATKAQCDAFIAGQAGFCQPNARYVAPPPRTVTRRDAGSAICRETGLASACHWRHDVSCLCSAAR
- a CDS encoding Crp/Fnr family transcriptional regulator; amino-acid sequence: MSETIEHLNVGAHFLDRLSAAERDQVREAGRPVPVPQGEMVFRQGDRHDGIFIIERGSVRVYYTAPSGREITLAYWTPGHFIGGPEISGGGIHMWSGIAIDDCRITMLPGEALQRLLERVPNFALALIDGLVAKGKCYSSMAQMLGTRSVIERLAQYLLNLSELYGTADGDTIVINHKVTHDQIAAMVGSTRQWVTMMLKRFQAKRIIAIEGSVIRIRRLDQLEQVLSKS
- a CDS encoding MgtC/SapB family protein translates to MQTFVALTEGFRLWPHMVALAIAYVLALPIGWNREKAERSAGLRTFPLVAIATCGVVQATETILDNHPEGTARIIEGLMTGMGFIGGGAILKTDNAVHGTATAASLWATGATGAAVGLGAYDVAVTISLMTFLTLWLLVPFKREGGGGGGGAGEGGMSAD
- a CDS encoding GrlR family regulatory protein, whose protein sequence is MKNGLYTIHIEMLDGVSGRNGGVMVLHEGTIRGGDNYFYYVGSYSFADGKWKGELINNEHTPSGGQRPLFGGREVGIGFSGTYDDDGAEVLATALAGKRSIRFRAVLKKLVES
- a CDS encoding GFA family protein, which codes for MPRRSFSQPVRVAGQCLCGAVRFEIDAPARWAWHDHTRASRVAHGAAYATYVGSWRKRFHLIAGEGEIARYEDEAARTVRSFCARCGTPLFYEQARSPNMINIPRALFASRTGRQPLYHIGIEQQQEWTYRGEPLVPLKGYPGVVWERPRKKKPRDFPLD